The segment TGCCGGCATGCGTGTCGCCGAAGAGGCTCTGCATGACGCATCCGGCGAGAAGACCCACGCGGTGCCGCACCGGTCCGACCGATGCGGTCACTTCGGGCAGGGCTATGGACCGGAAAGGCGCTTCCGGTTCGGGCAGATAGCGCAGCGAGCGGCGGACCGACGCCGGCAGGAGCCCCGCCCGGGCGACACGCCGAAGGCCGAACCGTGTCATCCAGCGCACCGCCCAGCCGAACGCCTTCATGATCGTCGGATTTGGAAGGGCGCGGTTGAGCAGCCCGCGCTTCATTCGCTCCCACCAGGAGCGCCGGTGCCGGGAGCCGATGAACTCGCGCGCCGCTTCGATGAGGGTGCCGTAGCGCACACCGGACGGACACGTGGTCTCGCACGCGCGGCAGCCGAGACAAAGGTCCAGGTGCCGCACGCTGGTGTCGTCCAGCGGCACCGTCCCGTCGCGGAGCGAGCGCATGAGCTGGATGCGCCCTCGCGGCGAGTCCATCTCCGTTCCCAACTCCAGAAACGTCGGGCACGACGCGATGCACAGCCCGCAATGAATACAGTTCCCGGAGCTTTCGAAATCAGCCAGTTGTGAGCTCATACCTTGAAGAGATCCGTTTCCGAAAACCGGACAGACGGCCCTAAATCCCCGCGACAAAGCGTCCCGGCGACAGGACTCCCTTGGGATCCAGGGCCTCCTTGATACGCTGCATCAGCGGCAGCGCTTCGATCCCGTCGCCCCAGATGTCAAGATCCGCCTTGACCTCGGGAGCCGCCTGCTCCACGACCAGCGTGCCGCCCAACGCCGCCGCGGCACCGCGCAGTTCCTCCACCAAGGCCCGCGCCGAGCGGCCCGTGTTTTCCACTTCCGGGCGCTGCACACGGACGCGGACGATGCCGTTGCCCGCGTGGGCATGCACCGCCATCGTCACGCCGTGTTCCGCGCTCGCGTCTTCCAGCGCCGCCACGAACGCCGTAAGCCGGGTGGGAAGAAGGCTCGCCTTGAGCTTCAGCAAGCCCTCGCCCAGCACGTTGGCATCCCGCAGGTCGGCCAGCACCGCGACCGCGTCCTCCCCCACCTGTTCTTCGAGTGTCTGCCCTTGCGCCAGCGCCCGCAGGGTCGTTTGCTGGTCCGCCACGTCCTCGTCGGAACCGCCGAAGCCAACCACGATGATGCAATCGCCACCACCGGCCGGGACGGGCGTCAGGAGTTCAATCAAGCGTGGTTCCAGGGGCGCGGTCCGGATTCGTTCCAACAGTTCTCGCGCCTCCGCCATGTCGGAACAGGTCATCCGACCCACCGCCAATGCCGGGGGAAGCCCGCGCAGCTTGAAGGTCGCCTCGACGATGACCCCCAAAGTCCCCAACGCCCCGCAGTAAAGCTTGGCCAGGTCGTAGCCGGCGACGTTCTTGACCACTCTCCCGCCGCTCTTTGCGAGGGTCCCGTCCGCCCGCGCCACGGTGATGCCGATGAGCAGGTCCC is part of the Deltaproteobacteria bacterium genome and harbors:
- a CDS encoding FAD-binding oxidoreductase is translated as MSRTSLMEPVPDWDGFDDDLRLSGVAAGTPADFARFTIDGIRPERVLFPDSAEQVCRILQSARARGVALVPAGFGAHLGLGGLPLRPFAALSLVSFNALVDHQPANMTVTAQAGMSVAALQAALAGSNQWLPVDPPLPAATSVGGLISADLSGPSRFSQGTVRDLLIGITVARADGTLAKSGGRVVKNVAGYDLAKLYCGALGTLGVIVEATFKLRGLPPALAVGRMTCSDMAEARELLERIRTAPLEPRLIELLTPVPAGGGDCIIVVGFGGSDEDVADQQTTLRALAQGQTLEEQVGEDAVAVLADLRDANVLGEGLLKLKASLLPTRLTAFVAALEDASAEHGVTMAVHAHAGNGIVRVRVQRPEVENTGRSARALVEELRGAAAALGGTLVVEQAAPEVKADLDIWGDGIEALPLMQRIKEALDPKGVLSPGRFVAGI